One Clostridia bacterium DNA window includes the following coding sequences:
- a CDS encoding DUF3488 and transglutaminase-like domain-containing protein gives MATAVPNLDACKGVVPPAVERYFQVSLFLLIVTGFATLVSTGKLDALSVGFVSAALLFRGYLLYRGRTLQLPERLTSYLGLVYILVYIADFFFISQNFVTASVHLLLFGMMVKVFSVQRDRDHIYLALLAFLEVLSAAILTVDSVFLGAFSVFLLVAVATFVSMEMRRSAMAATTMQRGSLDSPAPSRRSFNLRSFQPALSMMSGVLVVGILICSVAIFFVLPRLSAGYLSRLAQQNNLVSGFSDTVQLGEIGHIQQSSQVVAHVRIENGGPTNLELKLRGLTLSTFNGKSWFNPPHTAEIVSGIGGRYALADAATGFPRELSRFAEPEHHKVIRYRVVMEPIGTNVVFLIPAGRYLAANFREISMDFGRSVINTDGDRPTNVYSGVSDVGAPAVAKLQQSGEQVPGEVATRYLQLPSIDARVQQLANDITAREANAYAKALAVERYLSTQFGYTLELPAERQADPVANFLFERKRGHCEYFASAMAVLLRAEGIPSRVVTGFRGGEYNDVTGDYIFRARDAHSWVEVFFPGHGWVTFDPTPASAPVDRSSWARAALYLDAMREFWREWVINYDFSHQAALSNIAASQSRQLFDEVRLWTRQKYESLLEAARRTQRRASETPRQISSWMVLGLGAFLLLFNLPGLYRELKRHRISSNPASAPKNAASIWYARMTRTLARRGHRKKPTQTPSEFAESITDQPLRLAVEQFTSHYERARFGDSAKDAVKLPQLFEEIRDSR, from the coding sequence GTGGCTACGGCGGTTCCCAATCTCGACGCTTGTAAGGGAGTCGTGCCTCCCGCCGTGGAGCGCTACTTCCAAGTCTCGCTCTTCCTGCTGATTGTGACAGGTTTCGCCACGCTGGTGTCTACGGGCAAACTGGACGCATTGAGCGTCGGCTTCGTGTCTGCCGCGCTGCTCTTCCGCGGGTACCTGCTCTACCGGGGACGCACGCTGCAACTGCCGGAACGACTTACTTCGTATCTCGGCCTCGTGTACATCCTCGTTTACATCGCTGATTTCTTCTTCATCTCGCAAAACTTCGTTACCGCGTCTGTGCATCTGCTGCTATTCGGGATGATGGTGAAGGTCTTCTCTGTGCAGCGCGACCGCGACCACATTTACCTCGCGCTACTGGCGTTTCTCGAAGTACTCTCCGCGGCCATCCTCACGGTTGATTCGGTCTTCCTCGGTGCGTTCAGCGTCTTTCTACTCGTCGCGGTCGCTACGTTTGTCAGCATGGAAATGCGACGCTCGGCAATGGCGGCGACGACCATGCAACGTGGGTCGCTCGACTCCCCTGCTCCCTCGCGCCGCTCATTTAATCTGCGCTCCTTTCAGCCGGCGCTGTCGATGATGAGCGGAGTGCTGGTCGTCGGCATTCTGATCTGCTCGGTGGCGATCTTCTTCGTTCTTCCGCGACTCTCTGCCGGATACCTGAGCCGGCTGGCGCAGCAGAACAACCTGGTCAGTGGATTTAGCGACACGGTTCAACTCGGCGAAATTGGGCACATTCAACAGTCCAGCCAGGTGGTGGCGCACGTACGCATTGAGAACGGCGGACCGACAAACCTTGAACTGAAGCTGCGCGGTCTGACGCTCAGCACCTTCAACGGCAAGAGCTGGTTCAACCCGCCGCACACGGCCGAGATCGTATCGGGGATAGGTGGGCGGTACGCGCTGGCCGATGCAGCCACCGGGTTTCCGCGTGAACTAAGCAGATTCGCTGAACCTGAGCACCACAAGGTCATCCGTTATCGCGTTGTGATGGAGCCAATCGGGACGAATGTCGTGTTCCTGATTCCAGCCGGACGATACCTCGCGGCGAACTTCCGCGAAATCAGTATGGATTTCGGCCGCTCCGTCATCAACACCGACGGAGACCGCCCGACCAACGTGTACTCCGGCGTCTCTGATGTGGGCGCGCCCGCAGTCGCGAAGCTGCAACAGTCGGGCGAGCAGGTGCCCGGCGAGGTTGCAACCCGCTACCTCCAGCTTCCCTCCATCGATGCACGGGTGCAACAACTCGCGAACGACATCACTGCCCGCGAGGCGAACGCATATGCGAAGGCGCTTGCAGTGGAGCGCTACCTTTCTACTCAGTTCGGCTACACGCTGGAACTGCCGGCAGAGCGCCAGGCTGATCCTGTGGCCAACTTTCTCTTCGAACGCAAGCGCGGGCATTGCGAATACTTCGCATCGGCAATGGCCGTGCTGCTGCGAGCGGAAGGCATCCCAAGCCGCGTCGTTACCGGCTTCCGCGGAGGCGAGTACAACGACGTGACGGGCGACTACATCTTCCGTGCCCGTGACGCACACTCCTGGGTGGAAGTTTTCTTTCCGGGCCATGGCTGGGTAACATTCGATCCCACTCCCGCCAGCGCTCCGGTCGACCGTAGTAGCTGGGCACGAGCCGCTCTCTATCTCGACGCCATGCGCGAGTTCTGGCGCGAGTGGGTCATCAACTACGACTTCTCCCACCAGGCGGCGCTGTCAAATATTGCTGCCTCCCAGAGCCGACAGCTATTCGATGAAGTTCGGCTGTGGACGCGGCAAAAGTACGAGTCGCTGCTGGAGGCGGCACGCCGAACGCAACGTCGCGCGTCGGAAACGCCAAGACAAATCTCCTCCTGGATGGTGCTAGGGCTGGGGGCATTCCTTCTGCTGTTCAATCTTCCCGGACTCTACCGCGAACTGAAACGCCACCGCATCTCCTCGAACCCGGCGAGCGCCCCGAAGAACGCTGCCTCCATCTGGTACGCCCGGATGACACGGACGCTCGCACGCCGAGGTCATCGAAAGAAGCCCACGCAGACGCCGTCAGAATTCGCGGAATCAATCACCGACCAACCACTGCGCTTGGCTGTCGAGCAGTTCACGTCGCACTACGAACGTGCACGTTTCGGCGACTCGGCGAAGGATGCCGTGAAATTGCCCCAACTGTTCGAAGAGATACGCGATTCACGCTAA
- the rimO gene encoding 30S ribosomal protein S12 methylthiotransferase RimO, producing MPEMTLSVTPPKADKLANGNSDQPRTSSQSTAEVADLRARPRVGFVSLGCPKNLVDSEVMMGMLSTAGAQITSKADDADIIVVNTCSFIDTAKQESVDAILEMAQHKVNGHARKLIVAGCLVERYRNEIQKNIPEVDAVVGTGELDKILAAAGVQMPSAGDSHSPFKILNSTSASQSLKSGVHTGEQVGHASRPEGDAREESGRFSRGEWDGAVAELPSYLYDESTPRMLATPRHAAYIKIAEGCDHPCSFCIIPQLRGKFRSRRLESVVAEAERLATQGVKEITLIGQDTTCYGEDLGIKDGLALLLERLTQIEQLQWVRFLYAYPNKITGRLLETIAKIPKLCSYIDVPLQHASANVLKRMKRGASADIFLKSIEKMRRTVPGLTLRTSFIVGFPGETKDDFEQLCEFVRAAEFDWLGVFAYSDEEGAKAFTLGEKVPQREIERRRKKLMQMQKQISRRKRKALVGREFDILLEGPSEETDLLWEGRTEMHAPEIDGKVFINDFADYQDVQSGQIYRCQITEAHDYDLVARLL from the coding sequence ATGCCTGAAATGACCCTGAGTGTAACCCCTCCCAAAGCTGACAAACTGGCGAACGGGAATTCCGACCAGCCCCGCACCAGTTCCCAATCCACGGCCGAAGTCGCCGATTTGAGAGCACGTCCGCGTGTGGGTTTTGTGAGCCTTGGGTGCCCCAAGAACCTGGTGGATAGCGAAGTAATGATGGGCATGCTCTCCACGGCCGGAGCGCAGATTACCTCTAAGGCCGATGACGCTGACATCATCGTAGTGAATACCTGCTCGTTCATCGACACCGCAAAGCAGGAATCGGTGGACGCCATTCTGGAGATGGCGCAGCACAAGGTCAATGGCCATGCGCGCAAGCTGATTGTCGCCGGATGCCTCGTCGAGCGATATCGCAACGAAATTCAGAAGAACATTCCTGAAGTCGACGCCGTTGTTGGCACAGGAGAGCTGGACAAAATTCTTGCCGCCGCCGGTGTTCAGATGCCGTCTGCTGGCGACTCGCATTCTCCATTTAAGATACTGAACTCGACTTCGGCCTCGCAGTCGTTGAAGTCAGGCGTGCATACGGGAGAGCAGGTCGGGCACGCGTCTCGTCCTGAGGGCGACGCTCGCGAGGAATCCGGTCGCTTCTCGCGTGGCGAGTGGGATGGCGCCGTGGCGGAACTGCCCAGCTATCTCTATGACGAGAGCACGCCGCGTATGCTCGCGACTCCCAGGCACGCGGCCTACATCAAGATCGCCGAGGGCTGCGATCATCCGTGCTCGTTCTGCATCATCCCGCAGTTGCGCGGCAAATTCCGTTCGCGACGGCTAGAGTCGGTCGTAGCGGAAGCCGAGCGGTTGGCCACGCAAGGCGTGAAGGAGATCACGCTGATCGGGCAGGACACTACCTGCTACGGCGAAGATCTAGGAATTAAGGACGGTCTGGCGCTGCTGCTGGAGCGCCTGACGCAGATCGAGCAACTCCAGTGGGTTCGCTTCCTCTATGCGTATCCCAACAAGATCACCGGAAGATTGCTGGAGACAATCGCAAAAATTCCGAAGCTCTGCTCCTATATCGACGTGCCGCTTCAACACGCGTCGGCGAACGTGCTGAAGCGCATGAAGCGCGGAGCGTCGGCTGACATCTTCCTGAAATCGATCGAGAAGATGCGCCGCACTGTACCCGGCTTGACGCTGCGGACATCGTTCATCGTGGGCTTTCCGGGCGAGACAAAGGATGACTTCGAGCAACTTTGCGAATTCGTTCGCGCCGCGGAATTCGACTGGCTTGGAGTGTTCGCTTACTCCGATGAAGAGGGTGCAAAGGCTTTTACACTGGGCGAGAAAGTTCCTCAGCGCGAGATTGAGCGCCGCCGCAAGAAGCTGATGCAGATGCAAAAGCAGATCAGCCGCCGCAAGCGCAAGGCACTTGTTGGCCGCGAATTCGATATCCTGCTGGAAGGGCCTTCTGAGGAAACTGATCTTCTCTGGGAGGGCCGTACCGAGATGCACGCACCCGAAATCGACGGCAAGGTTTTCATCAACGACTTTGCCGATTACCAGGACGTGCAGTCGGGGCAGATCTATCGGTGCCAAATCACCGAAGCGCACGATTACGACCTGGTAGCGCGGCTACTGTGA
- the yacG gene encoding DNA gyrase inhibitor YacG: MPKKKTKSLRCPTCRTLVLANDENFPFCSDRCRVIDLGKWASGGYVISSPINDPESGGEAEYTDPHAGTSGTRRGPDSSSKNETDGRKPN, from the coding sequence ATGCCAAAGAAAAAAACAAAGAGCCTGCGCTGTCCAACATGCCGCACGCTCGTCTTGGCGAATGACGAGAACTTCCCGTTTTGCAGTGACCGCTGCCGGGTGATTGATCTCGGAAAATGGGCGAGCGGTGGATACGTCATCTCCTCGCCAATCAACGATCCCGAGTCCGGCGGCGAAGCCGAGTACACGGATCCTCACGCTGGAACGAGCGGCACTCGACGCGGTCCCGACAGCAGTTCAAAGAACGAAACCGATGGACGCAAGCCCAATTAA
- a CDS encoding phosphatidylglycerophosphatase A encodes MDASPINDSIEVQPPVKAPMWAWATATFFGIGTLRPGPGTWASLATVLLWWSFAHRLSHTTQYSIAAVLALAITLIGIPAATLVARASGRKDPSIVVIDEVAGQLVAMIGAPAAWKPLVVAFVLFRIFDIVKPPPVRGLEKLPWGTGIMIDDIGAGLYALIFVQLLLRFGILG; translated from the coding sequence ATGGACGCAAGCCCAATTAACGACAGCATAGAAGTTCAACCGCCGGTCAAAGCTCCGATGTGGGCGTGGGCCACTGCAACCTTCTTTGGCATTGGCACCCTGCGTCCCGGCCCCGGCACGTGGGCTTCGCTTGCAACCGTGCTGCTCTGGTGGTCGTTTGCACACCGCTTGTCGCACACAACGCAATACAGCATCGCCGCCGTGCTGGCGCTGGCGATAACACTCATCGGCATTCCGGCAGCGACCCTTGTTGCGCGCGCCTCCGGACGCAAAGATCCGTCCATCGTTGTTATCGACGAAGTTGCCGGACAGCTGGTTGCGATGATTGGCGCGCCGGCAGCGTGGAAGCCGCTCGTAGTGGCGTTCGTCCTTTTCCGCATCTTCGACATCGTGAAGCCCCCGCCTGTGCGCGGCCTTGAAAAGCTGCCGTGGGGCACCGGAATCATGATCGACGATATTGGAGCAGGACTCTACGCTCTCATCTTTGTGCAGCTATTGCTTCGTTTTGGCATCTTAGGATGA
- a CDS encoding gluconolaconase, which produces MLNKNGRPKIDSVEPAFALPGGEVRIIGSSLRPPELRQPLVQFGDIEGSVVISSDQFLIARVPEGASSGPVTVSTSASSNPHQVGIAIPIAENLHPVASPAIDAEGNIYVTYSGQRGQKVPVAIYKIDTNYNVKPYVAEMMNPTGLAVDVDGYLYVSSRYDGTVFRVAPNGTTSTYAEGMGVATGIAFDGARDLYVGDRSGTIFKISRDRQTYVYATLEPSVSAYHLAFGPNGSLFVTGPTTSSFDAVYEVDTHGTVSVFYRGLGRPQGLAFDDAGNMYVAASLGGQRGIVRITPEREASLVVSGYNLVGLAFAPGRAVVLATTDAVYHLSWDIAGRSLLYE; this is translated from the coding sequence ATGCTGAACAAGAATGGCCGCCCAAAAATCGATTCGGTCGAACCTGCGTTTGCACTGCCGGGGGGCGAAGTTCGCATCATTGGCAGCAGCCTGCGGCCGCCTGAACTCAGGCAGCCGCTCGTGCAATTTGGCGATATCGAAGGTTCCGTCGTCATCAGTTCCGATCAGTTCCTGATTGCACGGGTTCCTGAAGGTGCAAGTTCCGGACCCGTGACAGTTTCTACGAGCGCGAGCAGCAATCCGCACCAGGTTGGGATCGCCATCCCTATCGCCGAGAACCTGCACCCTGTCGCGAGCCCGGCCATCGATGCCGAGGGAAACATATACGTGACCTACTCCGGCCAGCGCGGCCAGAAGGTTCCGGTGGCCATCTACAAGATCGACACGAATTACAACGTTAAACCTTACGTGGCCGAGATGATGAATCCGACAGGCCTCGCCGTCGATGTTGACGGCTACCTGTATGTGTCATCGAGATATGACGGCACGGTGTTTCGCGTCGCACCAAACGGTACGACCTCTACGTATGCGGAAGGAATGGGCGTCGCGACTGGAATCGCCTTCGACGGCGCGCGCGATCTCTACGTTGGCGATCGCAGCGGCACCATCTTCAAAATTTCGCGTGATCGCCAGACGTATGTCTATGCGACGCTGGAACCCAGCGTTTCGGCCTATCATCTTGCATTCGGCCCGAATGGGAGTTTGTTCGTGACTGGGCCAACCACGTCGAGTTTCGACGCGGTGTACGAGGTCGATACCCACGGCACGGTCAGCGTCTTCTATCGTGGACTGGGACGGCCACAAGGCCTGGCCTTCGACGATGCCGGCAACATGTACGTAGCAGCATCGCTGGGTGGGCAGCGCGGTATCGTTCGCATCACGCCTGAGCGCGAAGCCTCTCTTGTTGTTTCCGGGTACAACCTGGTCGGACTCGCGTTCGCTCCAGGCCGCGCAGTCGTTCTCGCGACAACCGACGCTGTCTATCATCTTTCCTGGGATATCGCGGGGCGCTCGCTGCTGTACGAGTAG